A single genomic interval of candidate division TA06 bacterium harbors:
- the glyS gene encoding glycine--tRNA ligase translates to MARPENAFEKIVSLCKRRGFIFQSSEIYGGLGSTWDYGPLGVELKNNVKKAWWQSVVYDREDMEGLDAAIIMNRLVWQYSGHEKTFVDPLVDCKKCRKRFRADHLKGDNCPECGGELTEPRNFNGMFQTYVGPVQDESGLAYLRPETAQGIFTNFLNVLQSMRRKLPFGIAQIGKSFRNEITPGNFTFRTREFEQMEIEYFCKPPQYLQPGEKTDDQLHQEWVEARYNWYLSLGLSPERLKKRPQAKEELAHYARACVDLEYLFPGSLGWSELEGVANRQDYDLTAHSNNVPETDLARLKLNRNEHSTEKLEYFDEAWIDPATGKKGAKYIPYVIEPSAGADRATLAFLCEAYEEEQLSRPDEAAVKPLSEAMDAALKNIQKRIAEAAKRPGDEIPNGQQLAAMEKALLSAKEDIPGKLLQIDAACSLPGADKLDLVKKVRLIAGKLGDEHTRAVLRLHPRLAPIKVAVLPLKKNEPRIVELGKKIKNDLTPYFRAVYDDTAGIGKLYRRQDEVGTPFCLTVDFQSLEDDTVTLRDRDTMKQERVKIEDLAKVIGKKLL, encoded by the coding sequence GTGGCCAGACCTGAAAACGCCTTTGAAAAAATAGTATCCCTGTGCAAACGGCGGGGATTCATATTCCAGTCCTCCGAGATATACGGCGGCCTGGGTTCCACCTGGGATTACGGCCCGCTGGGGGTGGAGCTGAAGAACAACGTCAAGAAGGCCTGGTGGCAGAGCGTGGTCTATGACCGGGAGGATATGGAGGGGCTGGACGCGGCCATCATCATGAACCGCCTGGTCTGGCAGTATTCCGGCCATGAGAAGACCTTTGTGGACCCGCTGGTGGACTGCAAGAAATGCCGTAAGCGCTTCCGGGCCGACCACCTCAAAGGAGACAATTGTCCCGAGTGCGGCGGAGAGCTGACCGAGCCCCGCAACTTCAACGGGATGTTCCAGACCTACGTGGGCCCGGTCCAGGACGAGTCCGGCCTGGCCTATCTCCGCCCCGAGACCGCCCAGGGCATTTTCACCAATTTCCTGAACGTCCTACAATCCATGCGGCGCAAACTGCCCTTCGGCATCGCCCAGATCGGAAAATCGTTCCGCAACGAGATCACGCCCGGGAATTTTACCTTCCGCACCCGGGAGTTCGAGCAGATGGAGATCGAGTATTTCTGCAAGCCGCCCCAATACCTGCAGCCCGGCGAGAAAACCGACGACCAGCTGCATCAGGAGTGGGTGGAGGCCCGCTATAACTGGTATCTAAGCCTGGGCCTGAGCCCGGAACGATTAAAGAAGCGCCCCCAGGCCAAAGAGGAGCTGGCCCACTATGCCAGGGCCTGTGTGGACCTGGAATACCTTTTCCCCGGATCTTTGGGCTGGAGCGAGCTGGAAGGCGTGGCCAACCGCCAGGATTACGACCTGACGGCCCACAGCAACAACGTTCCGGAAACAGACCTGGCCCGCTTGAAACTCAACCGGAACGAGCATTCCACCGAGAAACTGGAATACTTTGACGAGGCCTGGATCGATCCCGCCACCGGCAAGAAAGGCGCCAAGTACATCCCCTATGTCATAGAACCATCGGCCGGAGCAGACCGGGCCACTTTGGCCTTCTTGTGCGAAGCCTACGAGGAGGAGCAGCTCTCCCGTCCCGATGAGGCCGCAGTCAAGCCATTATCAGAGGCCATGGATGCAGCGTTGAAGAACATCCAAAAGCGGATAGCTGAGGCGGCCAAGCGCCCGGGAGACGAGATCCCCAACGGACAGCAGCTGGCGGCCATGGAAAAAGCCTTGCTGTCGGCCAAGGAAGATATTCCTGGCAAACTGCTTCAGATAGATGCCGCCTGCTCCCTGCCTGGAGCCGACAAACTGGACCTGGTGAAGAAGGTCAGGTTGATCGCCGGCAAGCTGGGTGACGAGCACACCAGGGCGGTGCTTCGGCTGCACCCCAGACTGGCGCCAATCAAGGTGGCCGTCCTGCCCCTGAAAAAGAACGAGCCGCGGATCGTGGAGCTGGGCAAAAAGATCAAGAACGACCTGACCCCTTATTTCCGGGCGGTCTACGACGACACCGCCGGAATCGGCAAGCTCTACCGCCGCCAGGATGAAGTGGGCACTCCATTCTGCCTGACCGTGGACTTCCAGTCGCTGGAGGACGACACTGTAACGCTCAGAGACCGGGATACCATGAAGCAGGAGCGGGTGAAGATCGAAGACCTGGCCAAGGTGATAGGGAAAAAGCTATTGTAA
- a CDS encoding Crp/Fnr family transcriptional regulator, producing MPEAEGAFEKVLKAGEILFREGERGEEMYLIRSGKVEISNSAGGAKKVLATLSEGSFLGEMAIVDDAPRSATATALADVSLLILDRSAFKGQIQENPMVEYLINSLVKRLRETNEQVKILLQKDDVCRIAASLLNLGREKGAPDGSGVIIKGSYTPDGFASQVGVGKAKAAEILDKMQKQGLMEFSADGIKIASMGDLEEFWKFATLIEKLKEM from the coding sequence ATGCCGGAAGCCGAAGGCGCTTTTGAAAAAGTATTGAAAGCGGGGGAGATTCTTTTCCGCGAGGGTGAACGGGGCGAGGAAATGTACCTGATCCGCTCGGGTAAAGTTGAGATATCCAACTCGGCCGGAGGGGCCAAAAAAGTGCTGGCCACCCTGTCCGAGGGTTCGTTCCTGGGCGAGATGGCCATAGTTGACGACGCCCCGCGCTCGGCCACCGCCACAGCTTTGGCCGATGTTTCCCTTTTGATACTGGACCGCTCGGCCTTCAAGGGGCAGATCCAGGAAAACCCGATGGTGGAATACCTGATCAACAGCCTGGTGAAGCGCCTGCGGGAAACCAACGAACAGGTTAAGATACTGCTGCAGAAGGACGATGTCTGCCGCATCGCGGCCTCGCTGCTGAACCTGGGCCGGGAGAAGGGCGCTCCCGACGGTTCCGGTGTCATCATCAAGGGCAGTTACACTCCCGACGGCTTTGCCAGTCAGGTGGGAGTGGGCAAAGCCAAGGCAGCCGAGATCCTGGACAAGATGCAGAAACAAGGCCTGATGGAGTTTTCGGCCGACGGGATCAAGATAGCTTCTATGGGCGACCTGGAGGAGTTCTGGAAGTTCGCTACGCTCATAGAAAAGTTAAAAGAGATGTAA
- a CDS encoding S41 family peptidase, translating into MITKRKLFTLIAGIAVFSMVAGGMFALYAQSQLTDDVVRSLAMFREAYYKIYSNYVVTPDPQKLIYGAIKGMLESLDPHSNFLNPKAFNDLKVSTEGSFGGLGIQIDIRDSWLTVIAPMAGTPASRLGIQAGDRIVKIDNISTRGITTDGAISKLRGRPGTKVTIAIQREGVDQPMDFEITRELIEIKSIPYYGLIKNKTGYIWLANFMSKKTGDDLATAIKDLENQGMKQLILDLRGNPGGQLNEAVDVSSDFLKDSSLVVFTKGRMPRSNMTYNAYKQNYDNLGQPLYGPKKGSMVVLINQGSASASEIVAGALQDWDRALILGQTSFGKGSVQNIVELNDSIAYKLTTAKYYTPSGRCIHRDNSAWQSGELDSLEEDSTAPKEKFTTLGGLKRTVYGGGGIIPDVKVDLPLLKKLESNLERKTLFFKFAVKYTVTRKDLPQTLEVDAPMLAEFKKLLADEKFEYTEQDFKESEAYIKKGIKRELLSKLYGDKAMTAFLLEGDAQVQKAVELLEQHKDLNKLLQTGQNK; encoded by the coding sequence ATGATCACCAAGCGCAAGCTTTTTACGCTGATCGCCGGCATTGCCGTGTTCAGCATGGTGGCCGGGGGAATGTTCGCCCTGTATGCCCAAAGTCAGTTGACCGACGATGTCGTGCGTAGCTTAGCAATGTTCCGGGAAGCATACTATAAAATTTATTCAAACTACGTGGTAACTCCAGACCCTCAGAAATTGATATACGGTGCTATAAAGGGGATGTTAGAGAGTCTAGATCCCCATTCAAACTTTTTAAATCCTAAAGCTTTTAATGATTTGAAAGTAAGTACAGAAGGATCTTTTGGTGGGCTGGGTATCCAAATAGACATTCGGGATAGTTGGCTAACAGTTATTGCCCCCATGGCTGGAACACCTGCATCTCGATTAGGTATTCAGGCTGGAGACAGAATAGTTAAAATTGATAATATATCCACGCGTGGGATTACCACTGACGGGGCTATTAGCAAGTTACGGGGAAGACCAGGGACTAAAGTTACTATCGCAATCCAGCGCGAAGGTGTGGATCAGCCAATGGATTTTGAAATAACCAGAGAGCTTATAGAAATTAAGAGTATTCCGTATTATGGTTTGATTAAGAATAAAACCGGTTATATTTGGCTGGCTAATTTTATGTCTAAGAAAACCGGTGATGATTTGGCTACTGCTATCAAGGACTTAGAGAATCAAGGAATGAAACAGTTGATATTAGACCTTCGAGGTAATCCTGGGGGGCAATTAAACGAGGCAGTTGATGTTTCAAGTGATTTTCTAAAAGATAGTTCTCTTGTAGTATTTACCAAAGGGCGAATGCCAAGGTCAAACATGACCTATAATGCATATAAACAAAATTATGACAATTTGGGACAACCATTATACGGACCTAAAAAAGGATCGATGGTGGTGCTGATCAACCAAGGCTCGGCCTCAGCCTCCGAGATCGTGGCCGGCGCATTGCAAGACTGGGACCGTGCTTTGATATTAGGCCAAACAAGCTTTGGTAAGGGATCTGTTCAGAACATTGTCGAATTGAACGATTCCATTGCATATAAACTGACCACCGCCAAATACTACACCCCTTCGGGGCGCTGCATCCACCGGGACAACAGCGCCTGGCAGTCGGGCGAGCTGGACAGCCTGGAGGAGGATTCCACCGCTCCCAAGGAGAAGTTCACCACCCTGGGCGGGCTTAAGCGCACGGTCTACGGCGGCGGCGGCATCATCCCCGACGTCAAGGTGGACCTGCCCCTTTTAAAGAAACTGGAGAGCAACCTGGAGCGCAAAACGCTGTTCTTCAAGTTTGCGGTCAAATATACGGTCACCCGCAAGGATCTTCCTCAGACCCTGGAAGTGGACGCTCCCATGCTGGCCGAGTTCAAAAAACTTTTGGCCGATGAAAAGTTCGAGTACACAGAACAGGATTTCAAGGAAAGCGAAGCCTACATCAAAAAGGGCATCAAGCGGGAGCTGCTTTCCAAGCTTTACGGCGACAAGGCTATGACCGCGTTCCTGCTGGAGGGAGACGCCCAGGTGCAGAAGGCGGTGGAACTGCTGGAACAGCACAAGGACCTGAACAAACTGCTGCAGACCGGGCAGAACAAGTGA
- the rsmI gene encoding 16S rRNA (cytidine(1402)-2'-O)-methyltransferase has translation MPGILYLVATPIGNLDDITLRALRVLKEVDLIAAEDTRHTGQLLKHYDIKKPLCSFYSHNQEQRSPELVEKLLAGHQVALVTDAGTPGISDPAVSLVAQAVNAGIRIVPIPGATALISALVCSGLDPSRFLFIGFLPIKSGKRAKLLEQLKEESGTVVMYESPHRISKTLTDLAAAFAPRQAVLGRELTKMFEEFERGDIAELAQKYQIKKPRGEYVIVIAGKVG, from the coding sequence ATGCCGGGCATTTTGTATCTAGTGGCTACTCCCATCGGCAATCTGGACGACATCACTCTCAGAGCGCTGAGGGTGCTCAAGGAAGTCGACCTGATAGCGGCCGAGGATACCAGGCATACCGGTCAATTGCTGAAACATTACGACATCAAAAAACCGTTGTGCTCTTTTTATTCCCACAACCAGGAACAAAGATCGCCGGAGCTGGTGGAAAAGCTTTTAGCCGGCCATCAGGTGGCCCTGGTAACCGACGCCGGAACCCCGGGGATCAGCGATCCGGCGGTGAGCCTGGTGGCTCAGGCGGTAAACGCCGGGATCAGGATAGTGCCCATTCCCGGCGCCACCGCGCTGATATCTGCTTTGGTCTGTTCGGGGCTGGACCCCAGCCGGTTCCTGTTCATAGGATTCCTGCCCATAAAATCCGGCAAGCGGGCCAAGCTGCTGGAACAGTTGAAGGAAGAGTCCGGCACAGTGGTAATGTACGAGTCGCCGCACCGGATCTCCAAAACTTTAACCGATCTGGCCGCCGCCTTTGCTCCGCGCCAGGCGGTATTGGGCCGGGAACTCACCAAAATGTTTGAGGAATTTGAACGGGGCGACATAGCCGAGCTGGCCCAAAAGTATCAGATCAAAAAGCCCCGGGGAGAATATGTAATTGTAATTGCCGGAAAGGTAGGATGA
- a CDS encoding dTMP kinase: MSRRIQNSEFRIQNSKGLFVSFEGIEGCGKTTQAMLLAKWLKSRGHQVIVTREPGGTPIAEKIRKVLLDSRNHHMSPLAELLLLEASRAQHLAQVIIPALKAGRIVICDRFADSSTAYQGYGRGMDLEMISRLNQIAVGGCWPRLTLVFDLPVEQGFARASKRKRALDRMERQQKAFHQKVRRGFLAIAKADPDRVKVLDGSFPPDVIQAAVRQLVHNRLK, translated from the coding sequence ATGTCTCGCCGAATTCAGAATTCCGAATTCAGAATTCAGAATTCCAAGGGTTTGTTTGTCAGCTTTGAGGGAATCGAGGGTTGCGGCAAGACCACCCAGGCCATGCTTCTGGCCAAGTGGCTGAAGAGCCGGGGGCATCAGGTCATAGTCACCCGGGAGCCGGGCGGGACGCCTATCGCCGAGAAAATCCGCAAGGTCCTGCTGGATTCCAGGAACCACCACATGTCCCCGCTGGCCGAACTGCTGCTGCTGGAAGCCTCGCGGGCCCAGCACCTGGCCCAGGTGATAATCCCGGCGCTGAAGGCGGGACGGATCGTGATCTGCGACCGCTTTGCCGATTCCTCCACCGCCTACCAGGGCTACGGACGGGGAATGGACCTGGAGATGATCAGCCGGCTGAACCAGATAGCGGTGGGCGGGTGCTGGCCCAGGCTGACCCTGGTCTTTGACCTGCCGGTGGAACAGGGATTTGCCCGGGCCTCCAAAAGAAAACGGGCACTGGACAGGATGGAGCGGCAGCAGAAGGCATTCCACCAAAAGGTCCGGCGGGGATTTTTGGCCATAGCCAAGGCCGACCCGGACAGGGTAAAGGTTCTGGACGGGAGCTTCCCCCCGGACGTGATCCAGGCAGCGGTCCGGCAGCTGGTGCACAATCGTTTAAAGTAA
- a CDS encoding T9SS type A sorting domain-containing protein, with product MKLKLAILIVGNLLFVLSTSFAAAPTIDVPYGTSPVFSGSFDTTQWKDAYMDTFMLETKTKYSAIDTFFVKYNSDTLYLIWVTPDYEPQEIARHSLLFDTSFDGGAVLWGDDRRLMADTVVEFKEFSGNTSLWEEEKVDGWDCQYSKNVCFVTQFAVPFSKIGIVPGANDTIGFALLADSDTRMGRWPDGSDSIQPATWGILTSSGNWVTPAIPVIDVPYGTVPAFTGTFDTTQWADAYMDTFRLETKTKYSAIDTFFVKYNNDSLYFIWVTPDYEPQEIARHSLIFDTKLDRSSGLLGDDYRLMADTTVEFTEYNGGSGFWEKDKVAEWDCQYSKNVCFVTQFSVSLNKLGITKGENDSIGFALLADSDTRMGRWPTLMDSVRPVTWGVLTSSNKWETPMTIIDVPCGTAPVFDGSLDSTQWMDAYQAAFNFPGKSAKAPAADSFWVKYNGDTLYVMVITPDFETIGIKDHSLLLDLKYNKDAVLMDYDFRLMGDFLTASPYEFYGNTTVWEPAALSSWVLGLSDKTDLITQFAVPIANLNINIGQQDTIGFAVMAAGDVYGAWPYGCDSISPVTWGALTSSAGWTGVMGKPDDQSKAKPFSLSNVYPNPVKNRAEFRYQLSQPLPAKLSVYNIAGQLVKSFGQGVQIPGTHTINWNVQSLPSGVYLYRLEAGSYKATKRMLVIK from the coding sequence ATGAAGCTAAAGTTGGCAATCTTAATCGTGGGAAACCTGCTGTTCGTGCTGTCAACATCTTTTGCGGCGGCTCCAACCATTGATGTTCCGTACGGTACCAGTCCAGTTTTCTCTGGGTCATTCGATACTACCCAATGGAAGGATGCTTACATGGATACTTTTATGCTGGAAACCAAGACAAAATACAGTGCCATAGATACTTTCTTTGTCAAATATAATAGCGATACACTTTATTTGATCTGGGTGACCCCGGATTACGAACCGCAGGAGATTGCCCGGCATTCCTTGCTTTTTGACACAAGCTTTGACGGGGGTGCAGTTCTTTGGGGAGATGACCGCCGTTTGATGGCAGATACCGTGGTTGAATTCAAAGAGTTCAGCGGGAATACCAGCCTGTGGGAAGAGGAGAAAGTTGACGGATGGGATTGTCAGTATTCCAAAAATGTATGCTTCGTGACTCAATTTGCCGTGCCTTTCAGCAAGATAGGAATTGTTCCTGGCGCCAATGATACCATCGGCTTTGCCTTATTGGCTGACAGCGACACCCGGATGGGTAGATGGCCGGATGGCTCGGATTCCATTCAACCTGCCACCTGGGGAATATTGACATCATCCGGCAATTGGGTAACGCCCGCAATACCAGTGATAGACGTGCCTTATGGAACAGTTCCGGCATTTACCGGGACTTTTGACACCACCCAGTGGGCGGATGCCTATATGGACACCTTCCGGCTGGAAACCAAGACCAAATACAGCGCCATCGATACTTTTTTCGTGAAATATAACAACGACAGCCTCTACTTTATATGGGTGACCCCGGACTACGAACCCCAGGAGATCGCCCGGCATTCCTTGATCTTTGACACCAAGCTGGACCGCAGCAGCGGTCTGTTGGGAGATGATTACCGGTTGATGGCCGATACAACTGTGGAGTTTACAGAATACAATGGGGGCAGCGGTTTTTGGGAAAAGGATAAGGTCGCGGAATGGGATTGCCAGTATTCCAAAAACGTTTGTTTTGTCACCCAGTTTTCAGTTTCCTTAAATAAATTGGGTATCACCAAGGGCGAAAATGACTCAATAGGCTTCGCTTTGCTGGCCGACAGCGATACCCGGATGGGCCGCTGGCCGACCCTGATGGATTCCGTAAGGCCGGTAACCTGGGGAGTGTTGACCTCGTCCAACAAATGGGAGACGCCCATGACCATCATAGATGTTCCCTGCGGAACAGCCCCGGTTTTTGACGGCTCTTTGGATTCAACTCAATGGATGGACGCCTATCAGGCGGCGTTCAACTTCCCCGGCAAGTCCGCCAAGGCACCGGCGGCCGACAGTTTCTGGGTCAAGTATAACGGCGACACCCTGTATGTTATGGTGATAACCCCGGACTTCGAGACCATTGGCATAAAAGACCATTCCCTATTGCTGGACCTGAAATATAACAAGGATGCGGTTTTGATGGATTATGATTTCAGGCTAATGGGAGATTTTCTTACCGCCAGCCCTTATGAATTTTACGGCAACACTACGGTTTGGGAGCCGGCTGCCTTATCGAGCTGGGTTTTAGGCCTTTCGGATAAGACCGATTTGATTACCCAGTTTGCCGTGCCGATAGCCAATTTAAACATCAATATCGGCCAACAGGATACCATCGGGTTTGCGGTGATGGCGGCTGGCGATGTATATGGCGCCTGGCCCTATGGCTGCGATTCCATCTCACCCGTAACCTGGGGCGCACTGACCTCCAGCGCCGGCTGGACCGGGGTAATGGGTAAGCCGGATGACCAGTCCAAAGCCAAGCCGTTCTCCTTGTCCAATGTTTACCCCAACCCTGTTAAAAACAGGGCGGAATTCCGCTATCAGTTATCTCAACCATTGCCGGCAAAATTAAGCGTTTACAACATTGCCGGACAGCTGGTCAAAAGCTTTGGCCAGGGAGTTCAGATCCCAGGCACCCACACCATAAACTGGAATGTCCAAAGCCTGCCCAGCGGTGTCTATTTGTACCGGCTGGAGGCCGGCAGTTACAAGGCCACCAAGAGAATGCTGGTGATCAAATAA
- a CDS encoding NYN domain-containing protein — MPRSLIIDGYNLAFAWKEVRPILIQNQQKGRERLLDLLRRYKKATGQEVLVVFDGPKESSQPRQQTVQGIKTAYSAFPKTADDDIRKRVQTCSDKGRLLVISSDNQVSSFAKRRNVETMGSSAFAQKAEKILAGLSQSDEKPQKADVADWLKFFKRDRSMED; from the coding sequence ATGCCGCGATCATTGATAATCGACGGATACAACCTGGCTTTCGCCTGGAAAGAAGTGCGGCCGATCCTGATACAGAACCAGCAGAAAGGCCGGGAGCGCCTGCTGGACTTGCTGAGGCGCTACAAGAAAGCCACCGGCCAGGAAGTACTGGTGGTCTTTGACGGGCCAAAAGAATCATCCCAGCCCAGACAGCAGACGGTCCAGGGAATAAAGACGGCCTATTCGGCCTTCCCCAAAACGGCCGACGATGACATCCGGAAAAGGGTCCAGACCTGCAGTGACAAAGGCCGGCTGCTGGTGATCAGCTCCGACAACCAGGTGTCCAGCTTCGCCAAAAGGCGGAATGTGGAGACAATGGGCTCGTCCGCTTTCGCCCAAAAAGCGGAAAAAATATTGGCCGGTTTGTCCCAGTCCGATGAAAAACCCCAGAAGGCCGACGTGGCCGACTGGCTGAAGTTCTTCAAGCGGGACAGGAGCATGGAAGATTAG
- a CDS encoding CDP-alcohol phosphatidyltransferase family protein, whose amino-acid sequence MFPEWLNKGFVNLFKPFINFFVKAKVKANWLTTAGFVFGLGAGALFASDHFFWGGLVGLLSAICDAIDGSLARRSGNATKFGMFYDSVLDRYSELVIFIGLSYFYSTKAMWLQALLTDLALVGSLMVSYTRARAEGLGEDCKVGIMERPERIAVILTGTFFTGVFDKHWIFTGALWILAVFTNVTAIQRILHVRNRTKGQTIPS is encoded by the coding sequence ATGTTTCCCGAATGGCTCAATAAGGGTTTTGTCAATCTGTTCAAACCGTTCATCAATTTCTTTGTCAAGGCCAAGGTCAAAGCCAACTGGCTGACCACGGCCGGTTTCGTATTCGGTCTGGGGGCCGGGGCGCTGTTCGCCTCCGACCATTTTTTCTGGGGCGGCCTGGTGGGCCTGCTGTCGGCTATCTGTGACGCCATCGACGGCTCGCTGGCCCGGCGCTCGGGCAACGCCACCAAGTTCGGGATGTTCTACGACTCGGTGCTGGACCGCTATTCCGAGTTAGTCATTTTCATAGGGCTTTCCTACTTCTATTCCACCAAAGCCATGTGGCTTCAGGCCCTGTTGACAGACCTGGCCCTGGTGGGCTCGCTGATGGTCAGCTACACCCGGGCCCGGGCCGAGGGGCTGGGCGAGGACTGCAAGGTGGGCATCATGGAGCGACCGGAGAGGATAGCGGTGATCCTGACCGGCACGTTTTTTACCGGGGTATTTGACAAACACTGGATATTCACCGGGGCCCTTTGGATCCTGGCGGTCTTCACCAATGTTACGGCCATCCAGCGGATACTGCATGTCCGGAACAGGACCAAGGGGCAGACGATTCCTTCGTAA
- a CDS encoding inositol-3-phosphate synthase, which yields MGKSIARKTIKPAIKKAGSRKVRVAIIGVGNCASSFVQGVHYYRNAKPGDKVPGLMHVNLGGYHISDIEFSAAIDIDKNKVGKDLATAIYTKPNNTLKFCQVPKSGITVQRGMLHDGLGKYLSQIIQKAPGSTVDIVKLLQDTKTDVVVSYLPVGSEEATKWYVEQILEAKCAFVNCIPVFIAREQYWSNRFKKAGVPCIGDDIKSQVGATITHRVLTRLFMDRGVKLLKTYQLNFGGNTDFLNMLERERLESKKISKTNAVTSMLDYKMPADDIHVGPSDYVPWLLDRKYCHIKMEGQTFGDVPLSLEMKLEVWDSPNSAGVVIDAVRCAKLAMDHKLSGTMLEPSSYFMKSPMVQVPDDQAQRNVEEYIKRLGRK from the coding sequence ATGGGAAAGAGCATTGCCAGGAAAACAATCAAGCCAGCCATTAAAAAAGCCGGCTCGCGCAAGGTTCGGGTAGCTATCATCGGTGTGGGCAACTGCGCCTCCTCTTTCGTGCAGGGAGTTCATTATTACCGGAACGCCAAGCCAGGCGACAAGGTTCCCGGACTGATGCACGTCAACCTGGGCGGCTACCACATTTCGGACATTGAATTCTCGGCCGCCATCGACATCGACAAAAACAAAGTGGGCAAGGACCTGGCGACGGCCATCTATACCAAGCCCAACAATACCCTCAAATTCTGCCAGGTGCCAAAAAGCGGGATCACCGTCCAGCGCGGCATGCTGCACGACGGCCTGGGCAAATATCTTTCCCAGATCATCCAGAAGGCCCCGGGCTCCACGGTGGACATCGTCAAGCTGCTGCAGGACACCAAGACCGACGTGGTGGTAAGCTACCTGCCGGTGGGTTCGGAAGAGGCCACCAAGTGGTACGTGGAACAGATACTGGAGGCCAAGTGCGCCTTTGTCAACTGCATCCCGGTCTTCATCGCCCGCGAACAGTACTGGTCCAACCGTTTCAAGAAGGCCGGAGTGCCCTGCATCGGCGACGACATCAAATCCCAGGTGGGGGCCACCATCACCCACCGGGTTCTGACCCGCCTGTTCATGGACCGCGGGGTCAAGCTGTTGAAGACCTACCAGCTGAACTTCGGCGGCAACACCGACTTTTTGAATATGCTGGAGCGGGAGCGGCTGGAGTCCAAAAAGATCTCCAAGACCAACGCCGTCACCTCCATGCTGGATTACAAGATGCCGGCCGATGACATCCACGTCGGCCCTTCCGATTACGTGCCCTGGCTTTTAGACCGTAAGTACTGCCACATCAAGATGGAGGGCCAGACCTTCGGGGACGTGCCGCTGAGCCTGGAGATGAAATTGGAGGTCTGGGATTCGCCCAACTCGGCCGGGGTGGTGATAGACGCGGTGCGCTGCGCCAAGCTGGCCATGGACCACAAACTCTCCGGGACGATGCTGGAGCCTTCCAGCTACTTCATGAAGTCGCCCATGGTGCAGGTGCCTGACGATCAGGCCCAGCGGAACGTGGAAGAATACATCAAGAGACTGGGACGGAAATAA